Proteins from a single region of Nocardiopsis dassonvillei subsp. dassonvillei DSM 43111:
- a CDS encoding LAGLIDADG family homing endonuclease produces MTETTSGPAGRKGKGSRKGIRVRRVFTTPGTHPYDSLEWERRDVVMTNWRDGTVNFEQRGVEFPSSWSMNATQIVTSKYFRGAVGTPEREWSLKQLIDRVVGVYTETGREHGYFASAEDAEVFDHELKHALAHQLFSFNSPVWFNVGTNSKAQVSACFILSVDDTMESILDWYKEEGIIFKGGSGAGVNLSRIRSSKELLSSGGTASGPVSFMRGADASAGTIKSGGATRRAAKMVVLDVDHPDIEDFVETKAREEHKIRALRDAGFDVDLGGDDMFSVQYQNANNSVRVSDAFMRAVESGSDFGLTSRTTGEVVATVDAKELFQRMARAAWECADPGIQYDGTIQDWHTTPESGRISASNPCFPADQRVLTDRGHIPIGDLIKRAARGETFAVYTNDITAETDAQNAVVATIPTQYMVTGTNEILELRFSDGSLLRCTPNHRLWTENRGWVHAEKLLSDDRVVRSFQYAPRSNPALRIPRAALEAVRTVAALPSVRPLYLPEKWDEDPDLAHYLGWLVGDGSVGDQAVVTVYGTAEEQQNVLPRHQALIERLTGHRSKPSLQPNGTQQLRITRRTMVEFVRALGLGARAEDKSVPPSLFEAPEETVLEFLQGLFDADGCAVDQKANGTRYIGLGSRSDQLLRDVQELLAPFGIASRVYRTSEGKPDSFSYTRKDGSTVTYGSDGPFFDLRISAQSMQEFSALVNFSLEGKSEKLREALDFRRMYRTRTTTRLFSRRSAGFETTYNLTEPRNHSYIVGGTVVANCSEYMSLDDSSCNLASINLLKFLREDDTFDVERFTALTELVITAMDVSITFADFPTEKIGETTRAYRQLGIGYANLGALLMATGHAYDSEGGRAVAAAVTSLMTGTAYRRSAELAGVVGPYDGYRRNERAHKRVMRKHAAANDDLRTVGTLEEPIHAAATREWAECLRIGERNGWRNAQASLLAPTGCLTGDSMVTTDRGLVRLTELGDAYGPRWQDLSARVSTDEGPREATRFFVNGEEPTRRIVTRGGYRLQGTHTHRIKVVSPRTGDWEWKRFADIAEGDVVPVQLGTLVGQPRRVVLPVLDQAYYTGDHDLFVPEAVDEELAELVGYFMGDGSLHAKGIRMCVADTDEDVVERLRILAKGLFGLAPTVTAGQGYQEVTLSSVRLARWWKAAGFAKDLPGQDHSGKGWTPRVPSSVLETNDPAVYAAFLRGLFEADGTVLEGVPSISTAHASFAGEVRTLLLTLGMASTTRTTRSGYGGDCHVVRLRNVDHALRFDETVGFLGDRKNKLVVQLESDRSAKGDRIVLPRQVWDELVPVGHAARGTVVQSLRKYGGVARQLASAIHSETLDGRLGHALGYVFEEVGANEDGGVQPTYDISVPDNVTYVANGLVSHNTIGFMMDCDTTGIEPDFSLVKFKKLVGGGSMQIVNQAIPRALGNLGYQDEQIEAVVEYVSENGHVVDAPGLRAEHYEVFDCAMGLRYIRPMGHVRMMAAVQPFLSGAISKTVNVPEEASVEDFEHIYFEGWRMGLKALAVYRDNCKVGQPLSTGGTREKEAGPEAEAVEAPRPVRRRLPKKRPSETTSFSVGGAEGYITAGSYPDDGLGEVFMKLGKQGSTLAGVMDAFSIAISIALQYGVPLETYVEKFTNMRFDPAGMTDDPDIRMAQSVVDYIFRRLALDHLPYEERAALGVLSAAERQAQVAGEDPAQVATQVESYAQSAATRGADAPEEVSAASAREPHAAAERPTRAHSTAELMEGKGFVADAPLCMTCGTKMRPSGSCYACEGCGATSGCS; encoded by the coding sequence ATGACGGAGACCACCAGCGGTCCGGCCGGACGCAAGGGCAAGGGCAGCCGCAAGGGGATCAGGGTGAGGCGCGTCTTCACCACCCCGGGCACGCACCCCTACGACTCCCTGGAGTGGGAGCGCCGCGACGTCGTCATGACCAACTGGCGCGACGGCACGGTCAACTTCGAGCAGCGCGGGGTGGAGTTCCCCTCCTCCTGGTCGATGAACGCCACCCAGATCGTGACGAGCAAGTACTTCCGCGGCGCGGTGGGCACCCCCGAACGCGAGTGGAGCCTCAAACAGCTCATCGACCGCGTCGTCGGCGTCTACACCGAGACCGGCCGCGAACACGGCTACTTCGCCTCCGCCGAGGACGCCGAGGTCTTCGACCACGAGCTCAAGCACGCCCTCGCCCACCAGCTGTTCAGCTTCAACTCCCCGGTGTGGTTCAACGTCGGCACGAACTCAAAAGCCCAGGTCAGCGCGTGTTTTATCCTGTCCGTGGACGACACCATGGAGTCGATCCTGGACTGGTACAAGGAGGAGGGGATCATCTTCAAGGGCGGGTCCGGCGCGGGTGTGAACCTGTCGCGCATCCGCTCCAGCAAGGAACTGCTCTCCTCCGGCGGGACCGCGTCAGGCCCCGTCTCCTTCATGCGCGGCGCCGACGCCTCGGCCGGGACCATCAAGTCCGGCGGCGCCACCCGCCGGGCCGCAAAGATGGTCGTCCTGGACGTCGACCACCCCGACATCGAGGACTTCGTCGAGACCAAGGCCCGCGAGGAGCACAAGATCCGTGCCCTGCGCGACGCCGGGTTCGACGTCGACCTCGGCGGTGACGACATGTTCAGCGTCCAGTACCAGAACGCCAACAACTCCGTGCGGGTCTCCGACGCGTTCATGCGCGCCGTGGAGAGCGGCTCCGACTTCGGCCTGACCTCCCGCACCACCGGCGAGGTCGTCGCCACGGTGGACGCCAAGGAGCTGTTCCAGCGCATGGCCAGGGCCGCCTGGGAGTGCGCGGATCCGGGCATCCAGTACGACGGCACGATCCAGGACTGGCACACCACGCCCGAGAGCGGACGCATCAGTGCGAGCAACCCGTGTTTTCCGGCTGATCAGCGCGTGCTGACGGATCGCGGACATATACCGATCGGTGATCTGATCAAGCGCGCGGCCCGAGGCGAGACCTTCGCCGTGTACACCAACGACATCACCGCTGAGACGGACGCCCAGAACGCTGTGGTGGCGACGATCCCCACTCAGTACATGGTCACGGGGACCAATGAGATCCTCGAACTGCGTTTCTCTGACGGCTCTCTCCTGCGCTGCACCCCCAACCACCGTCTGTGGACCGAGAACCGCGGCTGGGTGCACGCTGAGAAGCTGCTCTCCGATGACCGAGTCGTCCGTTCCTTCCAGTACGCGCCTCGTTCGAACCCGGCGCTGCGGATTCCCCGTGCGGCGCTGGAAGCCGTACGGACGGTGGCGGCCTTGCCGAGTGTCCGTCCTCTGTACCTGCCGGAGAAGTGGGACGAGGATCCCGACCTCGCGCACTACCTCGGCTGGCTCGTGGGGGACGGCTCGGTCGGTGATCAGGCGGTGGTGACCGTCTACGGTACGGCTGAGGAGCAGCAGAACGTCCTTCCTCGGCACCAGGCGCTCATCGAGCGTCTCACCGGGCACCGGAGCAAGCCGAGCCTCCAGCCGAACGGGACCCAGCAGCTCAGAATCACGCGTCGCACGATGGTCGAGTTCGTCCGAGCCCTGGGCCTGGGCGCCCGCGCGGAGGACAAGTCAGTGCCGCCGTCGCTCTTCGAGGCACCCGAGGAGACCGTGCTGGAGTTCCTCCAAGGGCTGTTCGACGCAGACGGGTGCGCGGTGGACCAGAAGGCCAACGGAACGCGCTACATCGGTCTGGGCAGCCGTTCGGACCAGCTCCTGCGCGATGTCCAGGAACTCCTCGCCCCGTTTGGCATTGCCAGCCGTGTCTACAGGACATCCGAGGGCAAGCCGGATTCGTTCTCCTACACTCGCAAGGATGGGTCCACGGTCACCTATGGCAGTGACGGTCCGTTCTTCGACCTGCGGATCTCGGCCCAGTCCATGCAGGAGTTCTCCGCCCTCGTCAACTTCTCCCTGGAGGGAAAGAGCGAGAAGCTCCGAGAGGCGCTGGACTTCCGCCGTATGTACAGGACGAGGACGACTACACGCCTGTTCTCCAGACGTTCCGCGGGATTCGAGACCACATACAACCTCACCGAGCCGCGCAACCACTCCTACATCGTGGGCGGCACCGTCGTCGCCAACTGCTCGGAGTACATGTCCCTGGACGACTCGTCCTGCAACCTGGCCTCGATCAACCTGCTGAAGTTCCTGCGCGAGGACGACACCTTCGACGTGGAGCGCTTCACCGCGCTCACCGAGCTGGTCATCACGGCGATGGACGTCTCCATCACCTTCGCCGACTTCCCCACGGAGAAGATCGGCGAGACCACCCGCGCCTACCGGCAGCTCGGCATCGGCTACGCCAACCTGGGCGCCCTGCTCATGGCGACCGGCCACGCCTACGACTCCGAGGGCGGGCGCGCCGTCGCCGCCGCGGTGACCTCGCTGATGACCGGCACCGCCTACCGGCGCAGCGCCGAGCTGGCCGGGGTGGTCGGCCCCTACGACGGCTACCGGCGCAACGAGCGGGCCCACAAGAGGGTCATGCGCAAGCACGCCGCCGCCAACGACGACCTGCGCACCGTCGGAACCCTGGAGGAGCCGATCCACGCCGCGGCCACCCGCGAGTGGGCCGAGTGCCTCAGGATCGGCGAGCGCAACGGCTGGCGCAACGCCCAGGCGAGCCTTCTCGCGCCCACCGGCTGCCTCACCGGCGACTCCATGGTCACCACCGACCGGGGACTCGTCCGGCTCACCGAACTGGGCGACGCCTACGGGCCCAGGTGGCAGGACCTCTCCGCCCGGGTCTCCACGGACGAGGGGCCCCGCGAGGCGACGAGGTTCTTCGTCAACGGAGAGGAGCCGACCCGGCGTATCGTGACCAGGGGCGGGTACCGGCTCCAGGGCACGCACACCCACCGGATCAAGGTGGTCTCCCCCCGGACCGGTGACTGGGAGTGGAAGCGCTTCGCCGACATCGCCGAGGGCGACGTCGTTCCGGTCCAGCTGGGCACCCTGGTCGGGCAGCCCCGCCGTGTGGTGCTGCCGGTCCTGGACCAGGCCTACTACACGGGAGATCACGACCTGTTCGTGCCCGAGGCGGTGGACGAGGAACTCGCGGAGCTCGTCGGTTACTTCATGGGCGACGGCAGCCTGCACGCCAAGGGCATCCGCATGTGCGTCGCCGACACCGACGAGGATGTCGTCGAGCGCCTGCGCATTCTGGCCAAGGGGCTGTTCGGCCTCGCGCCCACGGTGACCGCCGGACAGGGCTACCAGGAGGTCACCCTGTCGTCGGTCCGCCTGGCCCGGTGGTGGAAGGCGGCGGGGTTCGCCAAGGACTTGCCCGGTCAGGACCACTCCGGCAAGGGCTGGACCCCCCGAGTGCCCTCCTCGGTCCTGGAGACCAACGATCCGGCGGTGTACGCGGCCTTCCTGCGCGGTCTCTTCGAGGCGGACGGCACCGTCCTGGAGGGTGTGCCGAGCATCTCCACCGCGCACGCCTCCTTCGCCGGAGAGGTCCGCACGCTGCTGCTGACCCTGGGTATGGCCTCCACCACGCGCACGACCCGGAGCGGGTACGGCGGGGACTGCCACGTGGTCCGCCTGCGCAACGTCGACCACGCCCTGCGCTTCGACGAGACCGTCGGGTTCCTGGGCGACCGCAAGAACAAGCTCGTCGTCCAACTGGAGTCGGACCGCTCGGCCAAGGGCGACCGGATCGTTCTGCCCCGCCAGGTGTGGGACGAGCTGGTACCGGTCGGGCACGCCGCGCGGGGGACGGTCGTGCAGTCGCTGAGGAAGTACGGCGGCGTGGCCCGGCAGCTGGCCTCGGCCATTCACTCCGAGACGCTCGACGGCAGGCTGGGACACGCCCTCGGCTACGTCTTCGAGGAGGTCGGCGCCAACGAGGACGGCGGCGTGCAGCCGACCTACGACATCTCGGTGCCCGACAACGTCACCTACGTGGCCAACGGCCTGGTCAGCCACAACACCATCGGCTTCATGATGGACTGCGACACCACCGGTATCGAGCCGGACTTCTCGCTGGTCAAGTTCAAGAAGCTGGTCGGCGGCGGCTCCATGCAGATCGTCAACCAGGCCATCCCGCGCGCGCTGGGCAACCTCGGCTACCAGGACGAGCAGATCGAGGCCGTCGTCGAGTACGTCTCCGAGAACGGCCACGTCGTGGACGCGCCCGGCCTGCGCGCCGAGCACTACGAGGTGTTCGACTGCGCGATGGGGCTCCGCTACATCCGGCCCATGGGCCACGTGCGGATGATGGCCGCGGTACAGCCCTTCCTGTCCGGCGCGATCTCCAAGACGGTGAACGTGCCGGAGGAGGCCTCGGTCGAGGACTTCGAGCACATCTACTTCGAGGGCTGGCGGATGGGCCTGAAGGCGCTCGCCGTCTACCGCGACAACTGCAAGGTGGGCCAGCCGCTGTCCACCGGCGGGACGCGGGAGAAGGAGGCCGGGCCCGAGGCGGAGGCCGTCGAGGCGCCCCGCCCGGTCCGCCGCCGCCTGCCCAAGAAGCGACCGAGCGAGACCACGTCGTTCTCCGTGGGCGGGGCCGAGGGCTACATCACCGCGGGCTCCTACCCGGACGACGGTCTGGGCGAGGTGTTCATGAAGCTCGGCAAGCAGGGGTCCACCCTGGCCGGGGTGATGGACGCCTTCTCCATCGCGATCTCCATCGCCCTGCAGTACGGGGTCCCGCTGGAGACCTACGTGGAGAAGTTCACGAACATGCGGTTCGACCCGGCGGGCATGACCGACGATCCGGACATCCGCATGGCCCAGTCGGTGGTGGACTACATCTTCCGCCGCCTGGCCCTGGACCACCTGCCCTACGAGGAGCGGGCCGCGCTGGGGGTGCTGTCGGCCGCCGAGCGCCAGGCGCAGGTGGCGGGCGAGGACCCCGCGCAGGTCGCCACGCAGGTGGAGTCCTACGCCCAGTCCGCCGCCACCCGCGGGGCGGACGCCCCGGAGGAGGTCTCGGCGGCCTCCGCGCGGGAGCCGCACGCGGCGGCGGAGCGGCCGACCCGGGCGCACTCCACCGCGGAGCTGATGGAGGGCAAGGGCTTCGTGGCGGACGCGCCGCTGTGCATGACCTGCGGTACCAAGATGCGCCCGTCGGGCAGCTGCTACGCCTGCGAGGGCTGCGGGGCCACCAGCGGTTGCAGCTGA
- the nrdR gene encoding transcriptional regulator NrdR, with protein sequence MHCPFCRHPDTRVIDSRSTDDGAAIRRRRSCPVCERRFTTQETVLLMVAKRSGVTEPFSRTKIIAGVRRACQGRPVSEDALAKLGQQVEEEIRGRGLAEVPAHEIGLAILGPMRDLDEVAYLHFASVYRGFESLSDFEAEIASLRQDREAETDGGAGTGGRSGAATG encoded by the coding sequence GTGCACTGTCCGTTCTGCCGCCATCCGGACACCCGGGTGATCGACAGCAGGTCCACCGACGACGGCGCGGCCATCCGACGCCGCCGGTCCTGCCCCGTCTGCGAGCGCAGGTTCACCACCCAGGAGACCGTCCTGCTGATGGTGGCCAAGCGCTCGGGGGTCACCGAGCCCTTCAGCAGGACCAAGATCATCGCCGGGGTGCGCCGGGCCTGCCAGGGCCGCCCCGTCTCCGAGGACGCCCTGGCCAAGCTCGGCCAGCAGGTCGAGGAGGAGATCCGCGGCCGCGGCCTGGCCGAGGTACCGGCCCACGAGATCGGCCTGGCCATCCTGGGGCCGATGCGCGACCTGGACGAGGTCGCCTACCTGCACTTCGCCAGCGTCTACCGGGGCTTCGAGAGCCTCTCCGACTTCGAGGCCGAGATCGCCAGCCTGCGCCAGGACCGAGAGGCCGAGACCGACGGGGGCGCCGGGACCGGCGGCCGGAGCGGCGCCGCCACGGGGTAG
- the lexA gene encoding transcriptional repressor LexA yields MPEENPGTADTATVLAPAENTGGSTPEAPKLTARQQSVLNCIQRYVRERGFPPSIREIGEAVGLSSPSSVAHQLKVLQRKGYLHRDQNRPRAVELRTPGRASGRTLVPEDIDLSRAAAVPLVGRIAAGGPILAEESVEDVLALPRQLVGEGRLFMLTVVGDSMTDAAITDGDMVVVRQQQDANNGDIVAALLDEEATVKVLRREEGGHVWLMPRNEAYEPINGDDATILGKVVAVMRRV; encoded by the coding sequence GTGCCGGAGGAGAATCCCGGAACCGCAGACACCGCCACCGTTCTCGCACCAGCGGAGAACACGGGCGGGTCCACGCCCGAAGCCCCCAAACTCACCGCGCGCCAGCAGAGCGTGCTGAACTGCATCCAGCGCTATGTCCGGGAGCGGGGTTTCCCCCCGTCGATAAGGGAAATCGGGGAAGCGGTCGGCCTGTCGAGCCCGTCCAGCGTGGCGCACCAGCTCAAGGTCCTCCAGCGCAAGGGTTACCTGCACCGGGACCAGAACCGGCCGCGCGCGGTGGAGCTGCGCACGCCCGGGCGCGCCTCGGGGCGGACCCTGGTGCCCGAGGACATCGACCTCTCGCGCGCCGCCGCCGTGCCGCTGGTCGGCCGGATCGCCGCCGGTGGTCCGATCCTGGCCGAGGAGTCGGTGGAGGACGTGCTCGCCCTGCCGCGTCAGCTGGTGGGTGAGGGGCGCCTGTTCATGCTCACCGTGGTCGGCGACTCGATGACCGACGCCGCCATCACCGACGGCGACATGGTGGTGGTGCGCCAGCAGCAGGACGCCAACAACGGCGACATCGTGGCGGCGCTGCTCGACGAGGAGGCGACCGTCAAGGTACTGCGCCGCGAGGAGGGCGGCCACGTGTGGCTGATGCCGCGCAACGAGGCCTACGAGCCGATCAACGGCGACGACGCCACCATCCTCGGCAAGGTGGTCGCGGTCATGCGCCGCGTCTGA
- a CDS encoding alpha/beta hydrolase family protein, translating into MFTRASSPAARWRTALLGAASAVLLTASCAPADDGAAEAPGVGGVEREVAFEGGGHEVSGTFRMPQDVSGTVPGALIISGSGPTDRDGNSSVRPDANTNQNLSRVLAEVGVASLRYDKYGSGADFETPDPGGEVAPVDPVIFDEQVAAAYEELVSQPEVDPERVVVVGHSEGALYALRAHDLIGAEHPSPALVLAAPPGTRYLDLIDRQLTEQARAVEASGQVEEGQVVQLLSDSRAGRAAIRSGRALSGVEMPSGGLGVYTPVNEDFLAYMDAFDPVDLAEDLPGGTPVLVLWGERDAQVSRQDVDRLMTGLDGARRVDVPDTDHIFRRYRDEPGATVLDEQRPFAEEVAPALEEFLGTAW; encoded by the coding sequence GTGTTCACACGTGCCTCCTCCCCCGCCGCCCGCTGGCGCACCGCACTGCTCGGTGCGGCGAGCGCCGTCCTGTTGACCGCCTCCTGCGCCCCCGCCGACGACGGGGCCGCCGAGGCGCCGGGGGTCGGCGGCGTCGAGCGCGAGGTGGCCTTCGAGGGCGGCGGGCACGAGGTGTCCGGCACCTTCCGGATGCCCCAGGACGTCTCCGGTACCGTTCCGGGCGCGCTCATCATCTCCGGCAGCGGTCCCACCGACCGCGACGGCAACAGCTCCGTGCGCCCCGACGCCAACACCAACCAGAACCTGTCCCGGGTGCTCGCCGAGGTCGGGGTGGCCTCGCTGCGCTACGACAAGTACGGCAGCGGTGCGGACTTCGAGACGCCGGACCCCGGCGGCGAGGTCGCGCCGGTGGACCCGGTGATCTTCGACGAGCAGGTCGCGGCCGCCTACGAGGAGCTCGTCTCCCAGCCCGAGGTGGACCCCGAGCGGGTGGTCGTCGTCGGGCACAGCGAGGGCGCCCTGTACGCGCTGCGCGCCCACGATCTCATCGGCGCGGAGCACCCCTCCCCCGCGCTCGTGCTGGCCGCGCCTCCCGGTACGCGCTACCTCGACCTGATCGACCGCCAGCTCACCGAGCAGGCGCGTGCCGTCGAGGCCTCGGGTCAGGTGGAGGAGGGACAGGTGGTCCAGCTCCTCTCGGACTCCCGCGCCGGACGGGCCGCGATCAGGTCCGGGCGTGCGCTCAGCGGGGTGGAGATGCCCAGTGGGGGCCTGGGCGTCTACACCCCGGTCAACGAGGACTTCCTGGCCTACATGGACGCCTTCGACCCCGTCGACCTGGCGGAGGACCTGCCCGGGGGCACCCCGGTGCTGGTGCTGTGGGGGGAGCGGGACGCGCAGGTCTCCCGGCAGGACGTGGACCGGCTGATGACCGGTCTGGACGGCGCGCGACGGGTGGACGTCCCCGACACCGACCACATCTTCCGCCGCTACCGGGACGAGCCCGGGGCCACGGTCCTGGACGAACAGCGCCCCTTCGCCGAGGAGGTCGCGCCCGCGCTGGAGGAGTTCCTGGGCACGGCCTGGTAA
- the leuS gene encoding leucine--tRNA ligase, which produces MTAADGDQTTGDTYDARALQDKWQARWAAELPFQADEDPGDTRPRSYIVDMFAYPSGDLHMGHAEAYAIGDVISRYRLQRGDNVLHPVGWDSFGLPAENAAIKNNSHPAEWTYANIETQAASFRRYGISVDWSRRLHTSDPEYYRWNQWLFTRFFERGLAYRKDGHVNWCPQDQTVLANEQVVQGRCERCGADVVRRSLNQWYFRITDYAQRLLDDMDQLDDGRWPDEILAMQRNWIGRSTGADVHFAIEGRDEPVTVFTTRPDTLYGATFFVVAADADLADELCAPEQREAFDAYRADVAKLSDIERQATERPKTGVFLGRYAINPVNGERMPVWAADYVLADYGHGAIMAVPAHDQRDLDFALAFDLPVRVVVETSEPDPVETGTATAGEGVLRDSGPLDGLAKTEAIERIIEILAERGTGQGTINYRLRDWLLSRQRYWGTPIPIIHCPSCGEVPVPDEQLPVTLPELKGAELAPKGVSPLAAATEWVNVDCPSCGGPAERDTDTMDTFVDSSWYFLRYCSPRLDTAPFDTEAVEKWGPVDHYIGGKEHATLHLMYARFFTKVLYDMGMVSFTEPFRRLTNQGQVINQGRAMSKSLGNGVDLGKEIDAYGVDAVRLTMLFASPPEEDVDWADVSVVAAQKFLNRAYRVMSEAGAASAPGTDPAKGDTDLRRTTHRTVDQITALVESRRFNVAIARTMELVSAVRKAIDSGPGAADPAVREAAEAVAVSLSLFAPYVAEEGWEKLGRSGSVAVGNWPEVDPALLVQESVTCVVQVQSKVRDKLSVAPDIDPAELERLALASEKAQGFIGDKQIRKVVVRAPKLVNIVVG; this is translated from the coding sequence ATGACAGCGGCAGACGGCGACCAGACGACGGGCGACACCTACGACGCCCGTGCCCTCCAGGACAAGTGGCAGGCGCGCTGGGCCGCTGAGCTTCCGTTCCAGGCCGACGAGGACCCCGGGGACACCCGCCCGCGCTCCTACATCGTCGACATGTTCGCCTACCCCTCCGGCGACCTGCACATGGGCCACGCGGAGGCCTACGCCATCGGCGACGTCATCAGCCGCTACCGCCTCCAGCGCGGCGACAACGTCCTGCACCCCGTCGGCTGGGACTCCTTCGGCCTGCCCGCCGAGAACGCGGCCATCAAGAACAACTCCCACCCCGCCGAGTGGACCTACGCCAACATCGAGACCCAGGCGGCCTCGTTCCGGCGCTACGGCATCAGCGTGGACTGGTCGCGACGCCTGCACACCAGCGACCCCGAGTACTACCGCTGGAACCAGTGGCTGTTCACCCGCTTCTTCGAGCGCGGACTGGCCTACCGCAAGGACGGCCACGTCAACTGGTGCCCCCAGGACCAGACCGTGCTGGCCAACGAGCAGGTCGTACAGGGCAGGTGCGAGCGCTGCGGAGCCGACGTCGTGCGGCGCAGCCTCAACCAGTGGTACTTCCGCATCACCGACTACGCCCAGCGCCTGCTGGACGACATGGACCAGCTCGACGACGGCCGCTGGCCGGACGAGATCCTGGCCATGCAGCGCAACTGGATCGGCCGCTCCACCGGAGCCGACGTCCACTTCGCCATCGAGGGCCGCGACGAGCCCGTCACCGTCTTCACCACCCGGCCCGACACCCTCTACGGGGCCACCTTCTTCGTCGTGGCCGCCGACGCCGACCTGGCCGACGAGCTGTGCGCGCCCGAACAGCGCGAGGCCTTCGACGCCTACCGCGCCGACGTCGCCAAGCTCTCCGACATCGAGCGCCAGGCCACCGAGCGCCCCAAGACCGGCGTGTTCCTGGGCCGCTACGCGATCAACCCCGTCAACGGCGAGCGCATGCCCGTGTGGGCGGCCGACTACGTCCTGGCCGACTACGGCCACGGCGCCATCATGGCCGTGCCCGCGCACGACCAGCGCGACCTGGACTTCGCCCTGGCCTTCGACCTCCCGGTCCGGGTCGTGGTGGAAACCAGCGAACCCGACCCCGTCGAGACGGGCACGGCCACCGCGGGGGAGGGCGTCCTGCGCGACTCCGGCCCGCTGGACGGCCTGGCCAAGACCGAGGCCATCGAGCGCATCATCGAGATCCTGGCCGAGCGCGGCACCGGACAGGGCACGATCAACTACCGCCTGCGCGACTGGCTGCTGTCCCGCCAGCGCTACTGGGGCACCCCCATCCCGATCATCCACTGCCCCTCCTGCGGCGAGGTGCCCGTCCCCGACGAGCAGCTGCCAGTGACCCTGCCCGAACTCAAGGGCGCCGAGCTGGCCCCCAAGGGCGTCTCGCCCCTGGCCGCGGCCACCGAATGGGTCAACGTCGACTGCCCCTCCTGCGGCGGCCCCGCCGAGCGCGACACCGACACCATGGACACCTTCGTGGACTCGTCCTGGTACTTCCTGCGCTACTGCTCGCCGCGCCTGGACACCGCCCCCTTCGACACCGAGGCGGTGGAGAAGTGGGGACCGGTGGACCACTACATCGGCGGCAAGGAGCACGCCACGCTCCACCTGATGTACGCCCGGTTCTTCACCAAGGTCCTGTACGACATGGGCATGGTGTCCTTCACCGAGCCCTTCCGCCGCCTGACCAACCAGGGCCAGGTCATCAACCAGGGCCGCGCCATGTCCAAGTCCCTGGGCAACGGCGTGGACCTGGGCAAGGAGATCGACGCCTACGGCGTGGACGCGGTCCGGCTGACCATGCTCTTCGCCTCCCCGCCCGAGGAGGACGTGGACTGGGCCGACGTCTCCGTCGTCGCCGCGCAGAAGTTCCTCAACCGCGCCTACCGGGTGATGAGCGAGGCGGGCGCGGCCAGCGCGCCGGGAACCGACCCCGCCAAGGGCGACACCGACCTGCGCCGGACCACGCACCGCACCGTCGACCAGATCACCGCCCTGGTCGAGTCCCGCCGGTTCAACGTGGCCATCGCCCGCACCATGGAACTGGTCTCGGCCGTCCGCAAGGCCATCGACTCCGGCCCCGGCGCCGCCGACCCGGCCGTCCGCGAGGCCGCCGAGGCCGTGGCCGTCTCCCTGTCCCTGTTCGCGCCCTACGTGGCCGAGGAGGGCTGGGAGAAGCTCGGCCGCAGCGGCAGCGTCGCCGTCGGCAACTGGCCCGAGGTCGACCCGGCCCTGCTGGTGCAGGAGTCCGTGACCTGCGTGGTGCAGGTGCAGAGCAAGGTCCGTGACAAGCTGTCCGTGGCGCCCGACATCGACCCGGCGGAGCTGGAGCGGCTGGCCCTGGCCTCGGAGAAGGCACAGGGCTTCATCGGCGACAAGCAGATCCGCAAGGTGGTCGTGCGCGCGCCCAAGCTGGTGAACATCGTCGTCGGCTGA